In Tepidimicrobium xylanilyticum, a single window of DNA contains:
- a CDS encoding GNAT family N-acetyltransferase, whose product MLKGELVRLREYKQSDVELAYRYLNDPEVMLNLSNGIPYPMTLEKEQEWFNSQNKNQDKYSFAIETLNDKVYIGGCGINWYDWKNGTAEVGIFIGDKRYRGKGYGTDAMKVLINFLFQHTNINRIQLATYSFNERAIKSYLKCGFKEEGRLRQRVFRHGKYHDEILMGLLREDYNKILKKSMDKSDQ is encoded by the coding sequence ATGTTAAAAGGAGAATTGGTTAGATTAAGGGAATATAAGCAGTCTGATGTAGAGTTGGCTTATAGGTATTTGAATGATCCAGAGGTTATGTTGAATTTAAGCAATGGAATTCCTTATCCGATGACTTTAGAAAAGGAGCAGGAATGGTTTAATAGTCAAAATAAGAACCAAGATAAATATAGTTTTGCCATAGAAACATTAAATGATAAAGTATATATTGGAGGTTGTGGAATCAATTGGTATGATTGGAAGAATGGAACTGCAGAGGTGGGGATTTTTATAGGAGATAAACGATATAGGGGCAAAGGATATGGTACTGATGCCATGAAAGTGCTTATTAATTTTTTATTCCAACATACTAATATAAATAGGATTCAGCTTGCTACTTATAGTTTTAATGAACGAGCTATTAAATCATATTTAAAATGTGGCTTTAAAGAAGAAGGGAGGTTAAGGCAAAGGGTTTTTAGGCATGGCAAATACCATGATGAAATATTAATGGGATTATTAAGAGAAGATTATAATAAAATATTAAAAAAAAGTATGGACAAATCCGATCAATAG
- a CDS encoding ABC transporter permease codes for MNILTPIFSVVKKELKIMLRYPSWFISLIVWPIIFPFGYIFTAKALSGTEASSLVQFQSIAGTTDYVTYMLIGATIWMWNNMMLWVFGSSLRMEQMRGTLESNWLCPVPKISILFGYSITQFLMSIVYVSVSVLEFKIFYNFKFVGSPLLALLIMLVSVPSVYGLGFIFASLVLWVKEANSMVFLVRGIISIFCGITYPLAVLPNWMKNISKFIPMTHSVNALRAVISSGATIDDISKELNFLIISGIILMFLGIMAFFYTQRKAKNIGSLGHY; via the coding sequence ATGAATATTTTAACCCCTATATTTTCAGTGGTAAAAAAGGAATTGAAAATAATGTTAAGGTATCCTTCTTGGTTTATTTCCCTTATAGTATGGCCGATTATATTCCCTTTTGGATATATATTTACCGCCAAGGCATTATCTGGAACTGAAGCTAGCTCATTAGTCCAATTTCAATCTATTGCTGGCACCACCGACTATGTAACCTATATGTTAATAGGAGCTACCATATGGATGTGGAATAACATGATGCTTTGGGTCTTTGGCTCCAGCTTAAGGATGGAACAGATGAGGGGAACCCTAGAATCCAACTGGCTATGCCCGGTCCCTAAAATTAGCATATTATTTGGGTATTCTATCACCCAATTTCTGATGAGTATAGTCTATGTATCGGTGTCAGTATTAGAATTTAAAATATTTTACAATTTCAAATTTGTTGGAAGCCCTCTATTGGCATTGCTAATCATGTTAGTATCTGTGCCTTCCGTTTATGGACTGGGATTTATATTTGCTTCCTTAGTATTATGGGTTAAAGAAGCCAATTCAATGGTATTTCTAGTAAGGGGAATAATATCCATATTTTGCGGGATAACCTATCCACTGGCAGTGCTTCCTAATTGGATGAAAAATATTTCTAAATTCATACCAATGACTCACAGCGTTAATGCCCTAAGGGCAGTTATTTCCTCTGGTGCAACCATAGATGATATTAGTAAAGAATTAAATTTCCTAATAATATCCGGCATTATACTGATGTTTTTAGGGATAATGGCTTTTTTCTATACCCAAAGAAAGGCAAAAAACATAGGCTCTTTAGGCCATTATTAG
- a CDS encoding ABC transporter permease: MELKKYFIAAKAIIKKDAKIFFRYPANAVFRIVEPMIWITPVYFLSKAFQVNGENIGFSQYSGTTDYMAFLVIGSIVSSFISSVLWGMGFSLKNEMDAGVIESNWLTPIPLWVQLVGRSIFSLFITTINALTVAFLVWIMFGFSIGSGILASIVTLLPMLIALYGLGFGIASLVLITNNANNIIDISDFSLSMLSGQSFPITVLPRFLIPISLALPITYGYDAIRGILLDTNTLLPLQIEQLILVLFMIIGTLTGYRILKKVEKYCKTVGNIGFH; the protein is encoded by the coding sequence ATGGAATTAAAAAAATATTTTATAGCAGCAAAGGCCATAATTAAAAAGGATGCAAAGATATTTTTTAGATATCCAGCCAATGCAGTATTTAGAATAGTCGAACCCATGATATGGATTACCCCTGTATACTTCCTTTCTAAAGCCTTTCAAGTTAATGGTGAGAATATTGGTTTTAGCCAATATTCAGGCACCACCGATTATATGGCTTTCCTTGTCATTGGAAGTATTGTTAGCAGCTTTATAAGCTCCGTATTATGGGGTATGGGTTTTTCATTGAAAAACGAAATGGATGCAGGAGTAATTGAATCCAATTGGCTAACTCCCATTCCTCTTTGGGTCCAACTTGTTGGAAGGTCCATTTTTTCATTGTTCATTACTACCATAAATGCCTTAACTGTCGCCTTTTTAGTCTGGATAATGTTTGGATTTAGTATAGGCAGTGGAATACTTGCATCAATAGTTACTCTTTTGCCTATGCTAATAGCCCTATACGGTTTAGGTTTTGGAATTGCCTCTTTAGTACTAATAACCAATAATGCCAACAATATTATAGATATAAGTGATTTTTCTTTAAGCATGTTATCGGGACAATCCTTTCCTATTACAGTATTACCAAGGTTTTTAATCCCTATTTCCTTAGCCTTACCAATAACCTATGGCTATGATGCCATAAGAGGGATACTATTGGACACCAATACACTCTTACCCCTCCAAATAGAACAATTGATTTTAGTTCTATTTATGATAATTGGAACCCTTACAGGATATAGGATATTAAAAAAAGTAGAAAAATATTGTAAAACTGTAGGAAATATCGGTTTTCATTAA
- a CDS encoding GerMN domain-containing protein, protein MKTIRALIGMLLLISVLFVGCGGKNVPDDAKNLDGNDEDSLTIEDYYPFKENMKMDYQGVGNEFAEKRVFFEFIGENRGQIKVYNPGTVVVSVLEYKDGELREIFSQGEFYHIENMLNINNGDSNIILKEPLKIGTSWDTFGGYKRSITGIDVDIETPYGNFKALEVTTELGEGRNQADYYVKGIGHVASIYRDGEFEVKSLLERLEYEPDRVNIGFYYPMYEDIKVAYIEKSIEFNTNDSIEKILEENLKKSGRDDLLASIPENVKINSILLDRGNQMVRVDFSNELITEMNVGSAMESTILKSIVNTLGNYYNVEKVYISTEGKPYTSGHISIDKDEYFTVDYSEIENIN, encoded by the coding sequence ATGAAAACCATTAGAGCCTTGATAGGAATGCTGCTTTTAATCTCAGTATTATTTGTTGGCTGTGGGGGAAAAAATGTACCAGACGATGCCAAAAACTTAGATGGAAATGATGAAGATAGTTTAACTATTGAAGATTATTACCCATTTAAAGAGAATATGAAAATGGATTACCAAGGGGTGGGAAATGAATTTGCTGAAAAGAGGGTTTTTTTCGAATTCATTGGAGAAAATAGGGGTCAGATTAAAGTATATAATCCAGGTACTGTAGTAGTTAGCGTTTTGGAGTATAAGGATGGTGAACTTAGGGAGATTTTTAGTCAAGGAGAGTTCTATCATATCGAAAACATGTTAAATATAAACAATGGGGATAGTAATATAATTTTAAAGGAGCCTTTAAAAATTGGGACATCCTGGGATACTTTTGGTGGATACAAAAGGAGTATTACTGGAATAGACGTAGATATAGAAACCCCCTATGGAAACTTTAAGGCGTTAGAGGTAACTACTGAATTGGGGGAAGGTAGAAACCAAGCAGATTATTATGTTAAAGGAATTGGACATGTGGCATCAATTTATAGGGATGGTGAATTTGAGGTAAAATCCCTTTTGGAAAGGTTGGAATATGAACCCGATAGAGTAAATATTGGCTTTTATTATCCAATGTATGAGGATATTAAAGTTGCATATATTGAAAAAAGTATTGAGTTTAATACAAATGATAGCATAGAGAAGATTTTAGAAGAAAATCTTAAAAAATCTGGTAGGGATGACTTACTTGCTTCTATTCCTGAGAATGTTAAGATTAACTCCATATTGTTGGATAGGGGTAATCAGATGGTTAGGGTGGATTTTTCTAATGAATTAATAACTGAAATGAATGTAGGCAGTGCTATGGAATCGACAATATTAAAGAGTATAGTAAATACTTTAGGTAATTATTACAATGTAGAGAAGGTTTATATTTCTACGGAAGGCAAACCCTATACTTCAGGGCATATATCAATAGATAAGGATGAATATTTTACTGTAGACTATTCTGAGATAGAAAATATAAATTAA
- a CDS encoding HAD family hydrolase: MRNVAAFFDIDGTLFRNSLMIQHFKKLIKYEVIDPVIWYNKIKPTYEEWEKRFGDFEHYLETLAKVYIEELKGVNKPYIEFIASQVINVNGDMVYKYSRDRIEWHKNQGHKVFFISGSPDFLVSKMAEKYGVTEYRGTTYLVDENENFTGQIIRMWDSENKQKTLDEFVKKYDVDLINSYAYGDTVGDLSMLKMVGNPIAINPNKEFLISIRNDEYLSNRVVIIVERKDVIYKLRANVEIL, translated from the coding sequence ATGAGAAATGTAGCAGCTTTTTTCGATATTGATGGTACCCTTTTTAGAAATTCATTAATGATACAGCATTTTAAGAAACTAATTAAATATGAAGTAATTGACCCAGTTATATGGTATAACAAAATAAAGCCTACATACGAGGAATGGGAAAAAAGGTTTGGTGATTTTGAGCATTATCTTGAAACCTTAGCTAAAGTATATATTGAAGAGTTAAAAGGAGTGAATAAGCCTTATATTGAATTTATTGCTTCGCAAGTTATCAATGTAAATGGTGACATGGTATATAAATATTCTAGAGATCGTATAGAATGGCATAAAAATCAAGGGCATAAGGTATTTTTCATATCAGGCAGCCCTGATTTCCTGGTATCTAAAATGGCTGAAAAGTACGGGGTTACCGAATACAGAGGAACTACTTATTTAGTTGATGAAAATGAAAATTTTACTGGGCAAATAATAAGAATGTGGGATTCAGAAAACAAACAGAAAACTTTGGATGAGTTTGTTAAAAAATATGATGTGGATTTAATAAACAGCTATGCTTATGGGGATACGGTAGGGGATTTGTCCATGCTTAAAATGGTTGGAAATCCTATTGCTATAAATCCTAACAAGGAATTTCTAATAAGTATTAGAAATGATGAATACCTATCTAATAGAGTTGTTATAATTGTTGAAAGAAAAGATGTTATATATAAATTAAGAGCAAATGTAGAAATTTTATGA
- a CDS encoding cysteine hydrolase family protein yields the protein MKALIIIDMLKDFIEEDGILTTGPAGKEIIPFIKEKVIEFRQNDSPVIYICDSHEKDDKEFDMFPPHCITNTDGSQIIEDLEVEDGDKVIRKRRYSAFFGTDLDLYLREKGVDEICLVGVCTNICVLYTAADARNLGYKVNIYEKGVASFDQEAHGFALKEMERTLGCKIIRDE from the coding sequence GTGAAAGCACTGATAATAATTGATATGTTAAAAGATTTTATAGAAGAAGATGGAATTTTGACTACAGGACCTGCAGGGAAGGAGATAATACCTTTTATTAAAGAAAAGGTTATTGAATTTAGACAAAATGATTCTCCGGTTATCTATATTTGTGATAGCCATGAAAAAGATGACAAGGAATTTGATATGTTTCCACCACATTGCATAACCAATACTGATGGCAGCCAAATAATTGAAGATTTAGAAGTAGAAGATGGGGACAAGGTTATAAGGAAAAGGCGTTATAGTGCTTTTTTCGGGACGGATTTAGACCTTTACTTAAGGGAAAAAGGGGTAGATGAAATCTGTCTAGTGGGAGTATGCACCAATATATGTGTTCTATATACTGCTGCAGATGCTAGGAATCTAGGCTATAAAGTGAATATCTACGAAAAAGGGGTAGCTTCTTTTGACCAGGAAGCTCATGGCTTTGCATTAAAGGAAATGGAAAGGACCTTGGGCTGTAAAATAATAAGGGATGAATGA
- a CDS encoding 4a-hydroxytetrahydrobiopterin dehydratase, which translates to MESLTNKKCVPCSIGAPTLEPEEIKKYFKSLKGGWKVIDNKKIEKTYKFKDFKEALDFTNKVGKLAEKEGHHPNIHLSWGKVVIEVWTHKIGGLHKNDFILAAKIDEIES; encoded by the coding sequence ATGGAAAGCCTAACTAATAAAAAATGTGTACCTTGTAGTATTGGTGCTCCTACCTTAGAACCAGAAGAAATTAAAAAATACTTTAAATCGCTAAAAGGGGGTTGGAAAGTGATAGATAATAAAAAAATAGAAAAAACTTATAAATTCAAGGATTTCAAAGAAGCCTTAGACTTTACTAATAAGGTAGGGAAACTTGCTGAAAAAGAAGGGCATCACCCTAATATTCATCTTTCATGGGGAAAAGTAGTAATAGAAGTTTGGACACATAAAATAGGAGGACTACACAAAAATGATTTTATACTGGCAGCAAAAATAGATGAAATAGAGTCATAA
- a CDS encoding ABC transporter substrate-binding protein, which produces MMKRKMSLLALILTCIIILSGCNFAKEKPINSSQEEVFQIGIIQFAEHPALDDARKGFEDGLKELGIEAKIHYQNAQGDIPTTTSIAQKFVKDKVDLIYAIATPAAQAAKQTTSDIPILFSAVTDPVKAEIVESWEKVGGNVTGTSDKAPTESQLRIFKEIDPNINTIGIIYNTSESNSEIQVEEVKKIAPKLGIEVITVGISNINELAQGLDSIIKKVDALYMITDNLVAASVELVREKTIENKIITVSAEETQVRGGLLITNGLSYYELGKQTAQMAKEVLVDKKDISSMPVGIAEKTVVTVNIETLKALGLDENMPLFKDSIKVGN; this is translated from the coding sequence ATGATGAAAAGAAAAATGAGTTTATTAGCATTAATACTTACATGTATAATCATCCTATCTGGTTGCAATTTTGCAAAAGAAAAACCCATCAATAGTTCACAGGAGGAAGTCTTCCAAATTGGGATTATCCAATTTGCAGAACATCCTGCTCTAGATGATGCTAGAAAGGGCTTCGAGGATGGTTTGAAAGAATTAGGAATAGAAGCTAAAATTCACTATCAAAATGCTCAAGGGGATATCCCTACTACGACTAGCATTGCCCAGAAATTTGTTAAAGACAAAGTGGATTTAATATATGCTATTGCAACACCAGCTGCCCAAGCTGCTAAACAAACTACTTCCGATATACCAATACTTTTTAGCGCAGTAACAGATCCTGTAAAAGCCGAAATAGTAGAAAGCTGGGAAAAAGTTGGAGGTAATGTAACTGGAACTTCTGACAAAGCACCTACCGAATCTCAATTAAGAATATTCAAAGAAATTGACCCAAATATAAATACCATAGGCATAATATACAACACTAGTGAATCCAATTCAGAAATACAAGTCGAAGAGGTAAAAAAAATAGCACCTAAGCTAGGTATAGAAGTGATTACAGTTGGAATTAGCAATATAAATGAGCTGGCTCAAGGATTGGATTCCATAATTAAAAAAGTTGACGCTCTATATATGATTACAGATAATTTAGTTGCTGCTTCAGTAGAATTGGTTAGAGAAAAAACCATAGAAAACAAAATCATAACAGTATCTGCTGAAGAAACTCAAGTAAGAGGTGGTCTATTGATTACAAACGGCCTCAGCTATTATGAACTTGGGAAACAAACAGCCCAAATGGCAAAGGAAGTATTAGTTGATAAAAAGGATATATCTTCTATGCCCGTTGGAATTGCTGAAAAAACCGTAGTAACCGTTAATATAGAAACATTAAAAGCATTAGGCTTAGATGAAAACATGCCTTTGTTTAAAGACAGTATAAAAGTGGGCAATTGA
- a CDS encoding DegV family protein: MLVKILTDSGCDLPKEIIEEYDIDVLPIVVIKDDKEYLDGVTMEPKTLYDNMRMGQVYKTAQIPPKMFEEKFEECAQKGKNVIYIAFSSGLSSTYQTSVLVRDSLKERYPSMNIDIVDSKSASIGFGLLVHKAAQMAKEGKTKEEILNMLDFYVEHIEHIFTVDDIEYLYRGGRVTRTQAFMGGLLNIKPILDIPRNGTLRPIEKVRGRKKVLARMIELMEERAGHADLKSQVIGINHGDDLDGAMKLKRMIEEKFGCTQFIINMVGCAIGAHSGPGTLSVFFLNKKYEE; the protein is encoded by the coding sequence ATGTTAGTGAAAATACTAACCGATAGTGGTTGTGATTTACCTAAAGAAATAATTGAAGAATATGATATAGATGTGCTTCCAATTGTAGTAATTAAAGATGATAAAGAATATTTAGATGGCGTTACTATGGAGCCTAAAACTTTATATGACAATATGAGAATGGGTCAGGTTTATAAAACTGCTCAAATACCCCCAAAAATGTTTGAAGAAAAGTTTGAAGAATGTGCACAGAAAGGAAAAAATGTAATCTACATAGCTTTTTCATCTGGACTTTCTAGTACCTACCAGACTTCAGTTTTGGTTAGGGATTCATTAAAGGAAAGGTATCCTAGTATGAATATTGATATAGTGGATTCAAAATCTGCTTCCATAGGTTTTGGATTATTAGTTCACAAAGCTGCTCAAATGGCAAAAGAAGGAAAAACCAAAGAAGAAATATTGAATATGTTGGATTTCTACGTTGAACATATAGAGCATATATTTACAGTAGACGATATTGAATACTTGTATAGAGGCGGAAGGGTTACGCGAACCCAGGCTTTTATGGGGGGATTATTAAATATAAAGCCTATTTTAGACATACCTAGAAATGGCACTTTACGACCAATAGAAAAGGTAAGAGGGAGAAAAAAGGTATTAGCTAGGATGATCGAGCTAATGGAAGAGAGGGCAGGCCATGCAGATTTAAAAAGTCAGGTCATTGGAATTAACCATGGGGATGACTTAGATGGGGCTATGAAATTAAAAAGGATGATCGAAGAAAAATTTGGCTGTACTCAATTTATAATTAATATGGTTGGATGTGCCATAGGAGCTCATTCTGGCCCAGGAACCTTATCAGTGTTTTTCTTAAATAAAAAATATGAAGAGTAA
- a CDS encoding aspartyl-phosphate phosphatase Spo0E family protein: MCHEYLLEELKSEIEVKREKLNNLILREVSKEEVLKFSVELDKLIHKYYKYSNKKNEQ, encoded by the coding sequence ATGTGTCATGAATATTTATTAGAAGAATTAAAATCTGAAATTGAGGTAAAAAGAGAAAAGTTAAATAATTTAATTTTAAGGGAAGTGAGCAAAGAGGAAGTTTTAAAGTTTAGTGTTGAATTGGATAAATTAATTCATAAATATTATAAATATAGCAATAAAAAAAATGAGCAGTAG
- a CDS encoding NAD-dependent deacylase yields the protein MRNEIEKLANIIKDSKCLVVMTGAGMDTESNIPDFRSQNGLWYKVDPAKVATVEAMYQNYPLFHEFYSARIKNMENVVPHKGHYVLAELEKKGYLKSIATQNISGLHTRAGSKNVYELHGNLRRIKCNECGTRHTIEDFLDKKNCNKCGKNFLRPEIVLFGEMLPTNIWDRAIRDVKNSDVFIIIGTSLQVSPVNQMPYIAKGKTIYINMEKARGYNFDLEIIGKAGEILGELGEILL from the coding sequence ATGAGAAATGAAATAGAGAAGCTTGCTAATATTATTAAAGATTCCAAATGCTTGGTAGTTATGACTGGAGCAGGTATGGATACTGAAAGCAATATCCCGGACTTTAGGTCCCAAAATGGACTTTGGTATAAAGTAGATCCAGCTAAAGTGGCTACAGTAGAAGCCATGTATCAAAATTATCCTCTATTTCATGAATTCTATTCAGCTAGAATTAAAAATATGGAGAACGTGGTGCCTCATAAAGGCCATTATGTATTGGCTGAACTTGAAAAAAAAGGCTATTTGAAAAGCATTGCTACACAAAATATTTCAGGTCTACATACTAGGGCAGGTAGTAAAAATGTATATGAACTTCATGGCAATTTAAGAAGAATAAAATGCAATGAATGTGGTACAAGACATACTATTGAAGATTTTTTGGATAAGAAAAATTGTAATAAATGTGGTAAAAATTTTTTAAGGCCAGAAATAGTTCTATTTGGGGAAATGTTACCTACTAATATCTGGGATAGAGCTATAAGAGATGTAAAAAATTCAGATGTTTTCATAATAATTGGAACCAGTTTACAGGTATCTCCCGTAAACCAAATGCCCTATATTGCTAAAGGTAAGACCATATATATTAATATGGAAAAGGCAAGGGGATATAATTTTGATCTAGAGATAATAGGAAAGGCTGGAGAAATATTGGGGGAACTTGGAGAAATATTGTTATAA
- a CDS encoding ABC transporter permease, translating into MNALIKTSLEQGLIFSILAMGVLITYKILNIADLSVEGTFPFGAFIFAKFISMGIDPIISTLLAFFFGTLAGLLTAILFTKLKIKPLLSGILTMTLLYSVNLKINGKANIPLFSYSSIYDIGSTLSVLIIITIIIKIILDEFFKTEMGYLLIATGDNEALVKSLGKNSNSYKILGLMLANGLVALSGALMAQMQGFVDITMGSSIIVVALASIIIGDALGKRINKINNTTRAILGALIYKVIGGIAIDLGLEPSDLKAVSAIIVIAFLSYNNFFAHLLNYKKIKGGKNYADNKRPIKEL; encoded by the coding sequence ATGAATGCATTGATAAAAACTTCTCTGGAACAAGGGCTCATATTTAGTATTCTAGCTATGGGAGTACTAATAACTTATAAAATATTGAATATTGCCGATCTGTCGGTGGAAGGCACCTTCCCCTTTGGCGCCTTCATATTCGCTAAATTTATCTCTATGGGCATAGACCCAATCATTAGTACTCTACTAGCTTTCTTCTTCGGCACTTTAGCTGGATTGCTAACTGCAATCCTCTTTACAAAATTAAAAATCAAACCATTATTGTCGGGAATATTGACTATGACTTTATTGTATTCAGTAAATCTTAAAATAAACGGAAAAGCTAATATCCCATTATTTAGCTATAGTTCAATTTATGATATAGGTTCAACCCTATCCGTACTGATAATTATAACTATAATAATCAAAATAATCCTTGATGAATTTTTCAAAACTGAAATGGGTTATTTATTAATTGCTACAGGAGATAATGAAGCTTTAGTAAAATCCTTAGGGAAAAATAGCAATTCTTACAAAATCCTTGGACTGATGTTAGCCAATGGTCTGGTGGCTTTAAGTGGAGCTTTAATGGCTCAAATGCAAGGTTTTGTAGATATAACCATGGGTAGTTCTATAATAGTGGTAGCTCTTGCATCCATCATAATTGGAGATGCTTTAGGAAAGAGGATAAATAAGATAAATAATACTACTAGGGCTATTTTGGGTGCCCTAATTTATAAAGTAATAGGCGGTATAGCTATCGATTTGGGGTTAGAGCCTTCTGACCTGAAAGCAGTATCTGCCATAATAGTAATCGCCTTTTTATCTTATAATAACTTTTTTGCTCATTTATTAAATTATAAAAAAATAAAGGGAGGGAAGAATTATGCTGATAATAAAAGACCTATCAAAGAGCTTTAA
- a CDS encoding ABC transporter ATP-binding protein, with the protein MISYAIEVNNLKKEFVVKKKNSFLKRNSKKEIFVAVDNISFQVRKGEIFGFLGPNGAGKTTTIKMISTLLRPTSGTAIINGIDCVEKPMEVLKNLGTVLTGERSIYWKLTGRENLEYFAAMNGITGKNAQKKIDYLLKRFNLDKRADETVEKYSTGMKQRVALAKALIADPEILILDEPTSGLDPQSARNLRELILEIKEEGRTILLTTHYMEEADQLSDRIAIIDHGQIIAMDTPYNLKNALNKTNVIVLELKDWNSNTEERIKGIPTVENITSRFDDITQRWEVKIHIANGTNSINDLITNIISSDNKIINFRVEEPTLEDVFINLTGKSLRE; encoded by the coding sequence GTGATCAGTTATGCAATTGAAGTCAATAATCTTAAAAAAGAATTTGTAGTAAAGAAAAAGAATAGCTTTTTAAAGCGTAATAGTAAAAAGGAGATTTTCGTTGCTGTTGATAATATAAGTTTTCAAGTTAGAAAAGGAGAGATATTTGGTTTTCTAGGTCCTAATGGAGCAGGAAAAACTACCACTATTAAAATGATATCTACTCTACTTAGGCCTACTTCTGGTACTGCAATTATTAATGGAATTGACTGTGTAGAGAAGCCCATGGAAGTATTAAAAAATTTAGGAACCGTATTGACTGGTGAAAGAAGCATATACTGGAAATTGACAGGTAGAGAAAACCTAGAATACTTTGCTGCCATGAATGGTATAACAGGCAAAAATGCCCAAAAAAAAATAGATTATTTGTTAAAGCGATTTAATCTCGATAAACGAGCAGACGAAACGGTGGAAAAATATTCTACAGGAATGAAACAAAGGGTAGCTTTAGCAAAGGCTTTGATTGCAGACCCAGAAATATTGATTTTGGACGAACCCACTTCTGGTCTGGACCCCCAATCTGCTCGAAATTTAAGGGAATTAATCCTAGAAATAAAGGAAGAAGGTAGAACCATATTATTAACCACCCATTACATGGAGGAAGCAGACCAGCTTAGCGACAGAATAGCCATAATAGACCATGGGCAAATTATTGCTATGGATACACCATATAATTTAAAGAATGCTTTAAATAAAACCAACGTAATAGTGTTAGAGCTGAAAGATTGGAATTCAAATACTGAAGAAAGAATTAAAGGGATTCCAACTGTTGAAAATATTACATCTAGATTTGACGATATAACCCAAAGATGGGAAGTTAAAATCCATATAGCCAATGGTACTAATTCCATAAACGATTTAATAACCAATATAATTTCATCCGACAATAAGATTATCAATTTTAGAGTAGAAGAACCCACATTAGAAGATGTATTCATCAATTTAACTGGAAAATCACTAAGGGAATAG
- a CDS encoding ABC transporter ATP-binding protein — protein MLIIKDLSKSFNKDTEYELNLFNGFNIKIEKNKCTAIIGPNGCGKSTLLNLIGGSIRVDKGQIILDGKDITNYKEEERAKYIGRVYQNPSMGVSPSLTILENMALADKKGEKFILKRLIKKNNIDRYRELLKELNLDLENKLYTKVKYLSGGQRQSLSLIMAAMKIPNLLLLDEHTAALDPKTSNVVMKKTKELIEKYAITTIMISHNMKDAIEYSDRIIMLDKGNVILDVKSSEITENQLIEIYRHKLESAA, from the coding sequence ATGCTGATAATAAAAGACCTATCAAAGAGCTTTAATAAGGATACAGAATATGAACTAAACCTGTTTAATGGCTTCAATATAAAAATAGAGAAAAATAAATGTACTGCTATCATTGGGCCTAATGGCTGTGGAAAAAGTACCCTTCTAAATTTAATAGGTGGTAGCATTAGAGTAGATAAAGGACAGATAATATTAGATGGAAAGGATATTACCAATTACAAAGAGGAAGAAAGAGCTAAATATATAGGACGAGTATATCAAAATCCATCTATGGGAGTATCCCCTTCCCTAACTATATTGGAGAATATGGCATTAGCAGATAAGAAAGGAGAAAAATTCATTTTAAAGAGATTGATTAAAAAGAACAACATAGATCGATATAGGGAATTGTTAAAGGAATTAAATTTAGACTTAGAAAACAAACTCTATACTAAAGTAAAATACTTATCAGGTGGACAACGACAATCCCTATCCTTAATAATGGCTGCAATGAAAATTCCAAATTTATTGCTCCTAGATGAACACACTGCAGCTCTAGACCCAAAAACTTCTAATGTAGTGATGAAGAAAACTAAAGAACTAATTGAAAAATATGCAATTACCACCATAATGATATCTCATAATATGAAAGATGCCATAGAGTATTCGGATAGGATTATAATGTTAGATAAAGGAAATGTCATATTAGATGTAAAAAGCTCAGAAATTACAGAGAACCAGTTGATAGAAATTTATAGGCATAAACTGGAAAGTGCAGCTTAA